In Epinephelus lanceolatus isolate andai-2023 chromosome 16, ASM4190304v1, whole genome shotgun sequence, one DNA window encodes the following:
- the LOC144467370 gene encoding uncharacterized protein LOC144467370: protein MVAGMVMPLADLRAIYELLFRDGVIVAKKDKCPHSMHPDVKGVTNLKVIRAMGSLKSKGCVRETFAWKHAYYYLTNEGIAYLRDYLHLPPEIVPAPLQRVRRPASTTRVHTVKGPPSYIPKPKPGRGSQETMMDRYIYRHKRSEESEQSERPPKNFRGTYQFDASLGQPGVQTQTFFKRDKDFCRGEEHWAKKGNRKSFRVSCLPTDDRATRCSDSFKEAKLAISSVPSSLNVPEFSKEMPTVHMGPCAQVREVVKLTAAHSIEAFEDSECVKMQEPTEELTRRETSNLALDVPGEELPEAEPGEYAMVDHQTEMSDPDHDSATCPSTATEKVVDDDNVDIENTHKVTEKDIHIKISKISTSAAFTADCPSLVVPSECPVVVLKTNLHQGDQSFLTEDPEEEQDDQRVWPDFLEGLSLP from the coding sequence ATGGTGGCTGGAATGGTAATGCCCTTAGCCGACCTGAGGGCAATCTATGAGCTTCTCTTTCGAGATGGTGTCATTGTAGCCAAGAAGGATAAGTGTCCACATTCCATGCACCCTGATGTCAAGGGGGTTACCAACCTAAAGGTGATCCGCGCAATGGGCTCTCTGAAATCTAAGGGCTGTGTAAGGGAGACTTTTGCTTGGAAACATGCCTATTACTACCTTACCAATGAAGGGATTGCATACTTGCGAGATTACTTGCACCTGCCACCGGAGATCGTGCCAGCCCCCCTTCAACGTGTTCGTCGCCCTGCATCCACAACACGAGTCCATACAGTGAAAGGCCCCCCATCATACATCCCAAAACCCAAGCCTGGAAGAGGAAGCCAAGAAACCATGATGGACAGGTACATTTACCGCCACAAGAGATCTGAAGAGAGCGAACAATCTGAGAGGCCTCCAAAAAACTTTAGAGGCACTTACCAGTTTGATGCATCACTTGGCCAGCCTGGTGTTCAGACCCAAACCTTTTTTAAGAGAGACAAGGATTTCTGCAGAGGAGAGGAACATTGGGCCAAGAAGGGTAACAGGAAAAGTTTTAGAGTTTCTTGTCTTCCAACTGACGACAGAGCCACCAGATGTTCTGATTCATTCAAGGAGGCCAAGCTAGCCATTTCTTCAGTCCCCTCTTCTTTAAATGTACCAGAGTTCTCCAAAGAGATGCCGACTGTTCATATGGGTCCTTGTGCCCAAGTGAGGGAAGTTGTTAAGTTGACTGCTGCTCACTCGATTGAAGCTTTTGAGGATTCTGAATGTGTGAAGATGCAGGAGCCCACAGAAGAACTGACAAGACGAGAAACCTCTAATCTAGCCTTGGATGTACCTGGAGAGGAATTGCCTGAAGCTGAGCCTGGTGAATATGCGATGGTTGACCATCAAACTGAGATGTCTGATCCTGACCATGACTCAGCAACCTGTCCAtcaacagccacagaaaaagTGGTGGATGATGACAACGTTGATATAGAGAACACCCACAAAGTCACAGAGAAGGACATTCATATCAAAATCTCCAAGATCTCCACCAGTGCAGCCTTTACGGCAGACTGTCCCAGCCTTGTTGTCCCTTCAGAGTGTCCAGTTGTTGTTCTAAAGACCAATCTGCATCAGGGAGACCAGAGCTTCCTCACAGAGGAccctgaggaggaacaggatgATCAGAGGGTGTGGCCTGACTTCTTAGAAGGTTTGAGCTTGCCTTAG